A window of Triplophysa dalaica isolate WHDGS20190420 chromosome 7, ASM1584641v1, whole genome shotgun sequence contains these coding sequences:
- the LOC130425635 gene encoding epoxide hydrolase 3 isoform X1 produces MMSNSLMQLLLLPTRLSLWILYFVYYIVVYGTAGITACFVLIRIACTGFRDPYGIFQWTTRKKPPACLQDPALGDHAYLKGRSSGLRFHYVSKGNHRKPLMLFLHGFPENWYSWRYQLKEFSSHYHTVALDLRGCGDSDAPVQLEEYSLEKLLYDIRDTIDELGHTSCILVGHDWGGMLAWHFALERPDMVRHLIVMNAPHAASWLDAVLRRPSHLLRSGHACFFLLPLLPEIALSLQDFTLVRSLFCGKNMGIRNKEKRLTEAQLEGYLYRLSQPGGLTAPLNYFRSLLSNTLYKHQDVDVPCMLIWAEADKILVEGMSRGTRPYTRGSVVIHTVPDCSHWVQQDRPEIVNKLLWDFVLDKDIVKKQPGQTSGSPVKEAMNGDINHDSH; encoded by the exons ATGATGAGTAATTCTTTAATGCAGTTGCTTCTACTACCAACACGTCTAAGTTTGTGGATTCTCtattttgtatattacattGTAGTATATGGCACAGCTGGAATCactgcttgttttgttttgatccGAATTGCCTGCACTGGATTTAGAGATCCATATGGAATTTTCCAGTGGACCACCCGCAAGAAACCCCCAGCTTGCCTACAAGACCCAGCACTTGGTGACCATGCATATTTGAAGGGCAGG AGTTCAGGCTTGAGGTTTCATTACGTCAGTAAAGGAAACCACAGGAAACCACTAATGCTGTTTCTTCACGGATTCCCGGAAAATTG GTACTCCTGGCGTTATCAATTAAAAGAATTCAGCAGCCACTACCACACGGTGGCGCTAGATCTACGCGGCTGTGGGGATTCAGACGCTCCGGTGCAGCTGGAGGAATACTCATTAGAGAAACTCTTATATGACATCAGAGACACTATTGACGAATTGG GTCACACAAGTTGTATATTGGTGGGTCATGACTGGGGTGGGATGCTGGCATGGCATTTTGCACTGGAGCGGCCTGACATGGTGCGGCATCTTATAGTCATGAATGCTCCTCACGCTGCATCATGGCTGG ATGCAGTTTTAAGAAGACCTTCTCACCTGTTGCGTTCTGGTCATGCGTGCTTTTTTCTGTTACCTCTGCTGCCTGAGATTGCACTGTCTCTTCAAGACTTCACG TTAGTGCGCAGTCTGTTCTGTGGCAAGAACATGGGGATAAGGAACAAAGAGAAGAGACTGACCGAGGCCCAGCTGGAGGGTTACTTATACCGCCTGTCTCAACCTGGAGGACTCACAGCTCCTTTAAACTATTTCCGCTCCCTCCTGAG TAACACTCTGTACAAGCATCAGGACGTGGATGTGCCCTGCATGCTAATTTGGGCTGAAGCAGATAAAATACTGGTGGAGGGAATGTCACGAGGAACCCGACCTTACACCAGAGGATCTGTTGTCATTCACACTGTGCCTGACTGCAGCCACTGGGTTCAGCAGGATCGACCTGAGATAGTCAACAAACTGCTCTGGGACTTTGTTCTGGATAAGGATATTGTGAAAAAACAACCAGGCCAAACTTCTGGTTCCCCTGTAAAAGAGGCAATGAATGGAGACATAAATCATGACAGCCACTAG
- the LOC130425635 gene encoding epoxide hydrolase 3 isoform X2 produces the protein MLFLHGFPENWYSWRYQLKEFSSHYHTVALDLRGCGDSDAPVQLEEYSLEKLLYDIRDTIDELGHTSCILVGHDWGGMLAWHFALERPDMVRHLIVMNAPHAASWLDAVLRRPSHLLRSGHACFFLLPLLPEIALSLQDFTLVRSLFCGKNMGIRNKEKRLTEAQLEGYLYRLSQPGGLTAPLNYFRSLLSNTLYKHQDVDVPCMLIWAEADKILVEGMSRGTRPYTRGSVVIHTVPDCSHWVQQDRPEIVNKLLWDFVLDKDIVKKQPGQTSGSPVKEAMNGDINHDSH, from the exons ATGCTGTTTCTTCACGGATTCCCGGAAAATTG GTACTCCTGGCGTTATCAATTAAAAGAATTCAGCAGCCACTACCACACGGTGGCGCTAGATCTACGCGGCTGTGGGGATTCAGACGCTCCGGTGCAGCTGGAGGAATACTCATTAGAGAAACTCTTATATGACATCAGAGACACTATTGACGAATTGG GTCACACAAGTTGTATATTGGTGGGTCATGACTGGGGTGGGATGCTGGCATGGCATTTTGCACTGGAGCGGCCTGACATGGTGCGGCATCTTATAGTCATGAATGCTCCTCACGCTGCATCATGGCTGG ATGCAGTTTTAAGAAGACCTTCTCACCTGTTGCGTTCTGGTCATGCGTGCTTTTTTCTGTTACCTCTGCTGCCTGAGATTGCACTGTCTCTTCAAGACTTCACG TTAGTGCGCAGTCTGTTCTGTGGCAAGAACATGGGGATAAGGAACAAAGAGAAGAGACTGACCGAGGCCCAGCTGGAGGGTTACTTATACCGCCTGTCTCAACCTGGAGGACTCACAGCTCCTTTAAACTATTTCCGCTCCCTCCTGAG TAACACTCTGTACAAGCATCAGGACGTGGATGTGCCCTGCATGCTAATTTGGGCTGAAGCAGATAAAATACTGGTGGAGGGAATGTCACGAGGAACCCGACCTTACACCAGAGGATCTGTTGTCATTCACACTGTGCCTGACTGCAGCCACTGGGTTCAGCAGGATCGACCTGAGATAGTCAACAAACTGCTCTGGGACTTTGTTCTGGATAAGGATATTGTGAAAAAACAACCAGGCCAAACTTCTGGTTCCCCTGTAAAAGAGGCAATGAATGGAGACATAAATCATGACAGCCACTAG
- the lpar2a gene encoding lysophosphatidic acid receptor 2a — translation MLSNTCEAYNKSVLFFYNETGKPISSEWRSQDFVVVGLGIPICIFIILANMMVIAAFIINRHFHYPIYYLLGNMAAADLFAGVSYLYLVFHTGPWTIKLTMNEWFIRGALINMSLTASVVNLLAVAVERHQTIFTMQLHSTMTKWRVVMLIVFIWLTAIVMGLVPIMGWNCVCDLSTCCSVAPLYSRSFLMFWALLNLLAFFIMVAVYTRIFIYVRRRSQEMSPHTDQPSHNQTVISLMKTMSMILGAFVICWTPGLVILLLDGLSCSKCEVLKYEKYCLVLAECNSLVNPIIYSFRDKDMRTTFKRILCFPWRRMHQHEGPSGIRFESVKTGAPPEKSSIFSSSFEPDARQSILSV, via the exons ATGTTATCTAATACCTGCGAGGCATATAACAAGAGTGTCCTCTTCTTTTACAACGAGACTGGGAAGCCCATTTCGAGCGAATGGAGGTCGCAGGATTTTGTGGTGGTCGGACTCGGGATCCCCATTTGCATCTTCATCATTCTCGCGAACATGATGGTTATAGCTGCCTTCATCATCAACCGACATTTCCACTATCCCATCTATTATTTACTGGGAAACATGGCGGCCGCTGACCTCTTCGCGGGTGTCTCTTACCTCTACCTGGTGTTTCACACCGGCCCGTGGACCATCAAGCTGACCATGAACGAGTGGTTCATCCGGGGAGCTTTGATCAATATGAGTCTGACTGCCTCTGTGGTCAACCTGCTGGCTGTGGCTGTGGAGCGCCATCAGACCATCTTCACCATGCAGCTTCACAGCACCATGACCAAGTGGCGTGTCGTGATGCTCATAGTGTTCATCTGGTTGACCGCCATCGTCATGGGCCTGGTCCCCATCATGGGCTGGAACTGCGTTTGCGATCTGTCCACGTGCTGCTCGGTGGCACCGCTGTACTCTCGCAGCTTCCTGATGTTCTGGGCTCTGCTCAACCTCCTGGCCTTCTTCATCATGGTGGCCGTGTACACCCGCATCTTCATCTACGTGCGTCGGAGGAGCCAAGAAATGTCCCCTCATACCGACCAACCCTCACACAATCAGACTGTTATCAGCCTCATGAAGACCATGTCCATGATTTTGG GGGCCTTTGTGATCTGTTGGACGCCAGGTCTGGTGATTCTTTTACTGGACGGTCTCAGTTGTTCTAAGTGTGAGGTTCTTAAATATGAGAAATATTGCTTGGTTCTGGCCGAGTGCAACTCTTTGGTGAACCCCATTATCTACTCGTTTCGGGACAAGGACATGAGGACCACCTTCAAACGCATTCTCTGCTTCCCCTGGAGAAGAATGCACCAGCATGAGGGGCCTTCTGGCATCCGCTTTGAGTCTGTCAAAACAGGGGCACCCCCTGAGAAAAGCAGCATTTTCTCCTCGAGTTTTGAACCCGATGCTAGACAAAGCATATTGTCTGTATag